DNA from Arthrobacter sp. FW305-BF8:
CGAGCCGCGAGGCGCACATCAAGGCCCATGAGGCACGGCCCCGCACCGGCCTGACGCCGGGCCAGTACACCATCCTGGACCTCGACTACCGCCCTATGTTCTGGGCTTCGGAGGAGGAAGCCCGGGAGCAGGTGGCCCGGATCCTGCCGCACGTCACCGTGGCCATCGGCAACGACCAGGAATGCTCTGTGGCCGTGGGCCCGGGCACCCCGGATGAGCAGGCGGACCGCTTGCTGGCCGCCGGCGTCGAAATCGCGGTCGTGAAGCTCGGCCCGGAAGGTGTGATGGCCAAGACCCGCACCGAGCGCGTGGTCTCCGCTCCGGTTCCGGTTGAGACCGTCAACGGCCTCGGTGCCGGCGACTCCTTCGGCGGCGCGTTCGTGCATGGACTGCTCTCCGGCTGGCCGCTGGCACAGGTCCTGGACTACGCGAATGCTGCCGGCGCCATTGTTGCCTCCCGGCTGTCCTGTGCGGATGCCATGCCCACCCCCGCTGAGGTGACCTCCCTGCTCGCCGAGCGCGGACGCCTTGTTCCCGATGCTGCTGTTCCCGGCCAGGACTCAGCTCCCAGCCAACTCACCCCCGAAGGAGCGGCCCTGTGAGCCTCAACCCCGGTTCCGCTGCCCTGGCGGTGGATGACAACCCCCGCCGATACGAACACCTGAGCACCATCCGGCTCGAAGACCCCGACGCCGTGGCCCGGGCAGCCAAGGCCCGCCGCCGCCACCCCGGCCTGAAGCACGGCCGGCAGAACTTCATCGTCGCCGCCGACCACCCGGCCCGCGGCGCCCTCTCAGTTGGCAGCGACCCGGTGGCCATGGCCGACCGCCGCCAGCTCCTGGACCGGCTGCAGATCGCGCTGGCCAACCCGGCAGTCGACGGCATTCTGGCTTCCCCGGACATCATGGACGACCTGCTGCTGCTGGGCGCCCTCGACGGCAAGCTCGTGTTCGGTTCGATGAACCGCGGCGGCCTCGCCGGCCTCGTCAACGAGTTCGACGACCGCTTCACCGGCCACACCGCCGCGGCGCTGGAAGAACTGGGCGCGGACGGCGGAAAGATGCTGACCCGCATCTGCCTCGGCGACCCGGACACGGTTGCGCTGCTCGAGGCCACGGCGAGGGCCATCGACTCGCTCGCCGAGCGCAAGCTTATCGCCATGGTGGAGCCCTTCCTGTCCGTCCGGGAGAACGGCCGGGTCCGCAACGACCTGAGCCCGGACGCCGTGATCAAGTCCATCGCGATCGCCGAGGGCCTGGGCTCCACGAGCGCCTACACCTGGATGAAGCTGCCGGTCGTTGCCGAGATGGAACGCGTCATGGCCGCCACCACCATGCCCACCGTGCTGCTGGGCGGGGACCCGGCAGGCACCCAGGACGAGGTGTTCGCCACCTGGGGAGCCGCCCTCGCCCTGCCCGGCGTGCAGGGACTCACCGTCGGCCGGACCCTGCTGTACCCGCAGGACGGCGACGTTGCCGGAGCGGTCGCCGCGGCCGCATCACTCCTCCACCACACCACATCAGCCTTCACCGCAGAAGTATCGGAGTAGCTCCCATGGGGACGAAAACAGGAACAGGAACCCGCCGGATGACCGTGGCGCAGGCCGTGGTCGAATACCTTTCCAAGCAGTACACCGTTGATTCCGTGGGTGGGGTCGATTTCCGCGAACGCCTGATTCCGGGCACGTTCGGTATTTTCGGGCACGGCAATGTGGCCGGTGTGGGCCAGGCCCTGAAGCAGTACCAGCAGTTCGATCCGACGATCATGCCGTACTACCAGGGCCGCAACGAGCAGGCCCAGTCCCACCAGGCCGTGGGCTACGCCCGGCACACCCGCCGCCGCCAGACCTTCGCGATCAGCACCTCCATCGGTCCGGGTTCCTCGAACCTGCTCACCGGTGCCGCGCTGGCCACCACGAACCGGCTGCCGGTGCTGCTGCTGCCGTCCGACACGTTCGCCACGCGTGCTGCGGACCCGGTGCTGCAGCAGCTCGAGCAGCCCTACGCGTACGACCTCACGGTCAACGACGCGTTCCGGCCGCTGTCCAAGTTCTTCGACCGGGTCACCCGCCCGGAGCAGCTGTTCTCCGCGTTCCACCACGGCCTGCGCGTCCTCACCGACCCGGCCGAGACCGGCGCGGTGACCATCTCGCTGCCCCAGGACGTCCAGGCCGAAGCGTTCGACGTTCCCGAGGAGTTCCTCGCCGAGCGTGAGTGGCGGATCCGCCGCCCGGAAGCGGACGACGACGACATCGCCCGTGCCGCCGAAGCCATCCGGGCCGCGAAGCGGCCCCTGATCATCGCCGGCGGCGGCGTACTGTACGCGTACGCCAACGAGGAATTGGCGAAGTTCGCCGAGCTGACCGGCATCCCGGTGGGCAACACGCAGGCGGGCGTCGGCGTCCTGCCGTGGGACCACAAGTACTCCCTCGGCGCCATCGGCTCCACGGGCACGACGGCGGCCAACGCCCTGGCGGCCGAAGCGGACCTGATCATCGGCATCGGCACCCGCTACGAGGACTTCACCACAGCGTCCCGGACCGCATTCCAGAACCCGGACCTGAAGTTCATCAACATCAACGTCGCACCGATCGACGCGTACAAGCACGGCACCTCGCTGCCGATCGTCGCGGACGCCCGGAAGGCACTGGTCAAGCTCAACCAGGCACTGGGCGGCTACCGCGTGGGTGCCGACCTCGAGCAGCAGATCGCCGCCGAAAAGGAGCGCTGGAACACCACGGTGGATACGGCGTTCGACACGCGCTTCAGCCCCC
Protein-coding regions in this window:
- the iolD gene encoding 3D-(3,5/4)-trihydroxycyclohexane-1,2-dione acylhydrolase (decyclizing) gives rise to the protein MTVAQAVVEYLSKQYTVDSVGGVDFRERLIPGTFGIFGHGNVAGVGQALKQYQQFDPTIMPYYQGRNEQAQSHQAVGYARHTRRRQTFAISTSIGPGSSNLLTGAALATTNRLPVLLLPSDTFATRAADPVLQQLEQPYAYDLTVNDAFRPLSKFFDRVTRPEQLFSAFHHGLRVLTDPAETGAVTISLPQDVQAEAFDVPEEFLAEREWRIRRPEADDDDIARAAEAIRAAKRPLIIAGGGVLYAYANEELAKFAELTGIPVGNTQAGVGVLPWDHKYSLGAIGSTGTTAANALAAEADLIIGIGTRYEDFTTASRTAFQNPDLKFININVAPIDAYKHGTSLPIVADARKALVKLNQALGGYRVGADLEQQIAAEKERWNTTVDTAFDTRFSPLPAQNEIIGATNRAMDAQDVVICAAGSLPGDLHKMWRVRDPFGYHVEYAYSCMGYEIPGGLGVKRAALAEAAKGGAQRDVVVMVGDGSYLMMHTELVTAVAERIKLIVVLIQNHGYASIGSLSESLGSQRFGTQYRVLDEEQHSFDEGETLPVDLALNAESLGVKVIRIEPGEKAIAELEQAIRDAKAAPERGGPIVIHVESDPLLDAPSSESWWDVPVSAVSELDSTKQAFQTYIDHKSRQRKLLG
- a CDS encoding Cgl0159 family (beta/alpha)8-fold protein — translated: MSLNPGSAALAVDDNPRRYEHLSTIRLEDPDAVARAAKARRRHPGLKHGRQNFIVAADHPARGALSVGSDPVAMADRRQLLDRLQIALANPAVDGILASPDIMDDLLLLGALDGKLVFGSMNRGGLAGLVNEFDDRFTGHTAAALEELGADGGKMLTRICLGDPDTVALLEATARAIDSLAERKLIAMVEPFLSVRENGRVRNDLSPDAVIKSIAIAEGLGSTSAYTWMKLPVVAEMERVMAATTMPTVLLGGDPAGTQDEVFATWGAALALPGVQGLTVGRTLLYPQDGDVAGAVAAAASLLHHTTSAFTAEVSE
- the iolC gene encoding 5-dehydro-2-deoxygluconokinase — its product is MTHELLTIGRISVDIYPNDIGVGLEDVTSFGKYLGGSPSNVAVAAARHGRRTGVITRTGDDPFGTYLHRELEKFGVDDSFVSPVQGLQTPATFCAIQPPHDFPLYFYGRFPTAPDLQIKADELDTDAIREAQIFWSTVTGLCQEPSREAHIKAHEARPRTGLTPGQYTILDLDYRPMFWASEEEAREQVARILPHVTVAIGNDQECSVAVGPGTPDEQADRLLAAGVEIAVVKLGPEGVMAKTRTERVVSAPVPVETVNGLGAGDSFGGAFVHGLLSGWPLAQVLDYANAAGAIVASRLSCADAMPTPAEVTSLLAERGRLVPDAAVPGQDSAPSQLTPEGAAL